Proteins co-encoded in one Artemia franciscana chromosome 10, ASM3288406v1, whole genome shotgun sequence genomic window:
- the LOC136031718 gene encoding uncharacterized protein LOC136031718, whose translation MSVIIRLQNLPWSASASDIRQFFRGLSIPEGGVHIVGGEHGDAFIAFSSDEDARQAMALNGERLQDASVRLLLSSRAEMQRVIEQTRSGHPVAPIPPKPTPTQPTPMSSMPIPNMGGMGPLPTMPIANPLLGMPLDPAGLLSALQNPQLAATYAALFQAAAFAQTAALKQEKPTTNAAAMSNESLAAFGFAPTATGAPQQQQQQRISPMTATPNAQPPLPQAPPSRPALTKPEVEIASAPKSSMIRERKAAEEKGKPEEEEERDRYRYGPKSKSSPDRDKKRSRSKERRDRRRWDRSRSRDRRSRSRSRDRRHRRTSPAQRKRDLDEFGRDKRKESFEKDVKYRDGTYRKDTIAAPIPSPAPPKQEDTAPVREQDKAQPLLKQAPKDRAPQRDGPGMPSNEKVSMVREAKSRFSPLESQVPYVDKSTTIRETKTRFSPLEQEVPDVAKIPSPKVPLLQLAPNFGANEFQPFPQNGSDTKKTWAQSERKESEAKPTQASTVIRVFGRFPRLTYKAIRSFFRGIYIKADNIRLISALDGQLASIAYVRFDSVSDKMKALNTSLDDTVILSDASTKEFDQAIDDYQPNKFHREMLYDSCFCVRNLPNDATVESLKVALSGFDILDVSAELVTPNYPNCLIGYVRFSTLQEAEKARELLYSGVLFDDKVVPVALAPVEEYFKSKIRDTAKPTIDETKPKGPASETTFVKGLPPTVTERDILDFFSDAGVFPVRIHFLLDSSNDPSGDAIIEFQNPEDAEKATAKNGSMMGLNTIEVSTISRKKAATYVPQIADSIGDVDMEVEETEPSDENEEIVGATKEEEIEENKPIVEEPKQNVIEPPKQPERSLLGSRGPLHPSLRARPSLLGIYPRQPGPGFPGGLRGQEPRMRPSLLSNSRPFRPMDPRGLEPRPLFPPEQFMDAKPPNFTDPRCVVCLQNIPYKAGIEDILLFFDEFGLRKEQIARKFSDDGFASDEARVCFDSPADVGRALRLNGRKIWNRPIRISPLK comes from the coding sequence CTCAGACGAAGATGCCCGACAAGCTATGGCGTTAAATGGAGAGAGACTACAAGACGCTTCAGTCCGTCTTCTCTTAAGCTCAAGAGCAGAGATGCAGCGAGTTATTGAGCAAACAAGAAGCGGTCATCCAGTggctccaattccaccaaaacCGACTCCAACTCAGCCCACACCTATGTCATCTATGCCAATTCCTAATATGGGTGGTATGGGTCCTCTGCCAACTATGCCTATTGCAAATCCTTTGTTGGGAATGCCCCTTGATCCTGCTGGCCTACTGTCCGCGTTGCAGAATCCGCAGTTGGCTGCAACCTATGCTGCACTTTTTCAAGCGGCTGCCTTCGCTCAAACTGCTGCgttaaaacaggaaaaaccaACAACTAATGCTGCTGCAATGTCAAATGAAAGCTTAGCAGCCTTTGGATTTGCTCCAACAGCTACTGGAGCCcctcaacaacaacaacaacaaagaatttCACCAATGACTGCGACGCCTAATGCCCAGCCACCGTTACCACAAGCACCACCAAGCAGGCCAGCTTTAACCAAACCTGAAGTTGAAATAGCTTCAGCCCCTAAGTCCTCGATGATTAGAGAAAGAAAAGCTGCTGAAGAAAAGGGCAAACCTGAGGAAGAGGAAGAGAGAGATCGTTATCGTTACGGTCCAAAGTCTAAATCATCGCCCGACCGTGATAAAAAAAGGAGCCGTTCAAAGGAAAGGCGTGATCGTCGGCGGTGGGACAGAAGCCGAAGCAGAGACAGGCGCTCAAGATCAAGATCTAGGGACAGGCGACACAGAAGAACTTCTCCTGCACAGAGGAAAAGAGACTTAGACGAGTTCGGGAGGGATAAACGTAAGGAAAGCTTTGAAAAGGATGTCAAGTATCGAGATGGTACCTATCGAAAAGACACCATAGCTGCACCAATCCCATCACCGGCACCACCTAAGCAAGAAGATACTGCACCTGTTCGTGAGCAAGACAAAGCTCAGCCTTTATTGAAGCAAGCTCCAAAAGACCGTGCACCACAAAGAGATGGTCCTGGTATGCCTTCAAATGAAAAAGTATCCATGGTTAGGGAGGCTAAAAGTAGATTTAGTCCACTTGAGTCCCAGGTCCCTTACGTGGACAAATCTACCACGATTAGAGAGACTAAAACTAGATTTAGTCCACTTGAACAAGAAGTGCCAGATGTGGCGAAAATTCCATCTCCTAAAGTGCCATTGCTACAACTGGCACCAAATTTCGGTGCTAATGAATTTCAACCTTTTCCACAGAATGGTTCTGACACGAAAAAAACATGGGCGCAGTCTGAGAGAAAAGAAAGCGAAGCAAAACCAACTCAAGCGAGTACTGTAATAAGAGTGTTTGGCAGATTTCCACGTTTGACGTACAAAGCTATTCGTTCGTTCTTTCGGGGGATTTACATAAAAGCCGATAATATTCGGTTGATATCAGCCCTTGATGGCCAGTTGGCCAGTATTGCCTACGTCCGCTTTGATTCTGTCAGTGACAAAATGAAGGCTTTGAACACGTCACTAGACGATACAGTTATTTTGAGCGATGCATCAACCAAAGAATTCGACCAGGCGATTGATGATTATCAACCGAACAAGTTCCATCGTGAAATGCTTTATGATAGCTGTTTTTGTGTCAGAAATTTGCCAAATGATGCTACTGTTGAAAGCTTGAAAGTGGCTCTCAGTGGCTTTGACATCTTGGATGTGTCTGCAGAGCTGGTTACACCCAATTATCCAAATTGTCTTATTGGATACGTTCGCTTCTCAACTTTACAGGAAGCAGAAAAGGCCCGTGAACTCCTTTACAGTGGCGTATTATTTGATGATAAGGTTGTTCCAGTCGCGCTTGCCCCTGTCGAAGAATACTTTAAATCCAAGATTCGTGACACTGCCAAGCCTACTATAGATGAAACAAAGCCAAAGGGTCCTGCAAGTGAGACAACTTTCGTCAAGGGACTTCCACCAACAGTCACCGAGCGTgatattcttgattttttctctGACGCCGGTGTTTTCCCGGTTCGGATACATTTTCTGCTTGACAGCTCAAACGATCCTTCTGGTGATGCAATCATTGAGTTTCAAAATCCCGAAGACGCAGAAAAGGCTACTGCCAAAAATGGCAGCATGATGGGTCTAAATACGATTGAAGTATCAACTATTTCCAGGAAAAAAGCCGCAACTTATGTTCCACAAATTGCCGATTCCATTGGTGATGTTGACATGGAAGTTGAAGAGACAGAGCCCTCTgacgaaaatgaagaaattgTGGGGGCaactaaagaagaagaaattgaagaaaataaaccCATAGTAGAAGAACCAAAACAAAATGTTATTGAGCCACCAAAACAGCCAGAGAGATCTCTTCTTGGCTCAAGAGGGCCTTTACATCCATCTTTACGGGCAAGACCCTCTCTACTAGGTATTTACCCCCGTCAGCCGGGTCCTGGTTTTCCAGGAGGCCTAAGAGGGCAAGAACCAAGAATGCGTCCTTCTCTATTGTCGAACAGCCGACCCTTCAGACCAATGGATCCTAGAGGTCTTGAACCAAGACCACTTTTCCCACCAGAACAATTTATGGATGCTAAGCCACCGAATTTTACCGACCCTCGTTGTGTTGTTTGCCTTCAAAATATACCATATAAAGCTGGAATTGAAgacattttgttgttttttgatgAATTTGGGCTGAGAAAGGAACAAATTGCCCGAAAATTTTCAGACGATGGTTTCGCGTCAGACGAGGCAAGAGTTTGTTTTGATTCGCCTGCTGACGTTGGAAGAGCATTGCGGCTCAATGGGCGAAAAATTTGGAATCGTCCCATCCGGATATCCCCTTTGAAATAA